One genomic region from Marinomonas maritima encodes:
- a CDS encoding 2-oxoglutarate dehydrogenase E1 component, translating to MHESLMELLWSTSHFSGGNLEYVEGLFESYLVDPNSVSEEWRKCFDQLPRISEAQSTDLPHSVIQEQFLQIGKNKFRSMPVSSGQVASSDHEQKQINVLQLINAYRVRGHQHATLDPLGLQKREKVADLDIGYHQLTGADLDTKFNVGSLFFNKESLKLSEIISELEKTYCESIGYEFMHIVDTQEKAWLQQRVESVRSHPEYSQETRESLLERLTAAEGLEKYLASRYPGAKRFGLEGAESLIPMVNELIQRSGALGAKEVVIGMAHRGRLNVLVNTLGKNPKDLFDEFEGKKLVNTSGDVKYHQGFSSNVITAGGEVHIALSFNPSHLEIVSPVVEGSVRARQDRRKDTSGKTVVPISIHGDAAFAGQGVVMETFQMSQTRAYRTGGTVHIVINNQVGFTTNRQEDSRSTEYATDVAKIIQAPIFHVNGDDPEAVLFVTQLALDYRYEFGRDVVIDMVCYRRRGHNETDEPSGTQPLMYSVISKLKTTRTLYSERLVAESVVTQEKSDQMVSENREDLDNARHVAKSLVLKSQTGSFVDWKPYIGVEWTDAGDTTYPLSQLQNIAKKLTSVPDGVVVQRQVQKIYQDRDKMTAGALPLNWGYAEILAFATLLEQGYPIRITGQDSGRGTFSHRHAVIHSQKDGSTYIPLKHLSEDQPTLDLYDSYLSEEAVLAFEYGYASTSPKGLVIWEAQFGDFANGAQVVIDQFITSGEHKWGRLCGLTMLLPHGYEGQGPEHSSARLERFLQLCAEYNIQVCVPTTPSQIFHIIRRQAIRPMRRPLIIMSPKSLLRHKQAISTLEDLAEGSFKTVLPESSETVTADSVKRIVLCSGKVYFDLINRREELQKDDVAVIRLEQLYPFPYTDLESELEQYKNVESLVWCQEEPKNQGAWHANRHRMNRVLEKLYPELKIRFAGRISSAAPAAGYMSIHVEEQEALVNDALVG from the coding sequence ATGCACGAAAGTTTAATGGAGTTGCTGTGGAGCACCTCTCATTTTTCAGGTGGAAACTTGGAATATGTTGAAGGGTTGTTTGAAAGCTACCTCGTCGATCCGAACTCTGTGTCGGAAGAATGGCGTAAATGTTTTGATCAATTGCCTCGTATAAGCGAAGCGCAATCAACGGATCTTCCTCATTCCGTGATTCAGGAGCAATTTCTACAGATTGGTAAGAACAAATTTCGCTCTATGCCTGTTTCTTCAGGCCAAGTAGCAAGTTCTGATCATGAGCAGAAACAAATTAATGTTTTGCAGTTGATTAATGCTTATCGCGTTCGTGGGCATCAACATGCAACACTTGATCCGCTTGGATTGCAAAAACGTGAGAAAGTTGCCGATTTAGATATTGGTTATCATCAATTGACAGGCGCAGATTTAGACACAAAGTTTAATGTTGGCTCTTTGTTTTTTAATAAAGAATCGCTAAAGCTAAGTGAAATTATATCTGAACTTGAAAAAACTTATTGCGAAAGCATAGGTTATGAATTTATGCACATTGTTGATACGCAAGAAAAAGCGTGGCTTCAACAGCGTGTCGAATCTGTTCGTTCTCATCCAGAATATTCTCAAGAAACCCGTGAAAGCCTACTTGAGCGTTTAACTGCAGCGGAAGGGCTAGAGAAGTATCTTGCTAGTCGTTATCCAGGAGCAAAACGTTTTGGCCTTGAAGGTGCTGAGAGTTTGATTCCTATGGTGAATGAGCTGATCCAGCGTTCTGGTGCACTGGGTGCAAAAGAAGTTGTTATTGGTATGGCTCACCGTGGTCGTCTAAATGTATTGGTAAATACGCTAGGCAAAAACCCGAAAGATTTATTTGATGAGTTTGAAGGTAAGAAGCTTGTTAATACGTCTGGTGATGTTAAATACCACCAAGGTTTCTCTTCAAATGTGATAACAGCGGGGGGAGAGGTTCATATCGCGTTATCATTTAACCCATCGCATTTGGAAATCGTTTCGCCAGTTGTTGAAGGTTCAGTTCGTGCCCGTCAAGATCGTCGTAAAGACACGTCGGGTAAAACGGTTGTTCCTATCTCAATCCATGGTGATGCGGCTTTTGCTGGTCAAGGTGTGGTTATGGAGACATTCCAGATGTCCCAAACCCGCGCCTACCGTACTGGCGGAACCGTGCATATTGTCATTAACAATCAGGTTGGTTTTACGACTAACCGCCAAGAAGATTCACGCTCTACTGAATACGCAACTGATGTTGCTAAAATCATTCAAGCGCCTATTTTCCATGTTAATGGTGATGACCCAGAAGCTGTCTTGTTTGTTACCCAGCTAGCGTTAGATTATCGTTACGAATTTGGCCGTGATGTTGTGATTGATATGGTTTGTTACCGTCGTCGTGGACATAACGAAACAGACGAGCCTTCTGGTACACAGCCGTTGATGTACAGTGTCATTAGCAAACTAAAAACCACACGTACTCTTTATTCAGAGCGTTTGGTTGCTGAGTCTGTAGTGACGCAAGAAAAATCGGACCAAATGGTTAGTGAGAACCGAGAAGATCTAGACAATGCTCGTCATGTAGCCAAAAGTCTGGTTCTTAAATCTCAGACTGGCTCATTTGTTGATTGGAAGCCATACATTGGTGTTGAATGGACCGATGCTGGAGACACGACATATCCATTGTCTCAACTACAGAATATCGCTAAGAAATTAACAAGTGTGCCTGATGGTGTGGTTGTTCAGCGCCAAGTTCAGAAGATTTATCAAGATCGGGATAAAATGACAGCCGGAGCGCTGCCTCTCAACTGGGGTTACGCGGAAATATTGGCTTTTGCAACTTTGCTTGAGCAGGGCTACCCGATCCGTATTACTGGTCAGGATTCTGGTCGTGGTACGTTCTCACATCGACATGCTGTGATCCACAGTCAAAAAGATGGAAGTACTTATATTCCTTTGAAACATTTGTCTGAGGACCAGCCTACGTTGGATCTGTATGACTCTTACCTTTCAGAAGAAGCGGTATTGGCATTCGAATATGGCTATGCAAGCACGTCGCCTAAAGGTTTGGTTATTTGGGAAGCGCAGTTTGGTGACTTTGCCAACGGTGCACAAGTTGTAATTGACCAATTTATCACCAGTGGTGAGCATAAATGGGGTCGCCTATGTGGTTTGACCATGTTGTTACCGCACGGTTATGAAGGTCAAGGTCCTGAGCATTCATCAGCACGACTAGAGCGTTTTTTGCAACTTTGTGCTGAATATAATATTCAGGTTTGTGTACCGACTACGCCGTCACAAATTTTCCATATTATTCGTCGGCAAGCGATTCGTCCAATGCGCCGTCCGCTTATCATCATGTCTCCTAAGAGTTTGTTGCGCCATAAACAAGCTATTTCGACACTAGAAGACTTGGCGGAAGGAAGTTTTAAAACGGTCCTACCAGAATCGTCTGAAACTGTTACGGCGGATAGCGTGAAACGCATAGTCCTTTGTAGCGGTAAAGTGTATTTCGACTTAATTAATCGTCGTGAAGAGCTGCAAAAAGATGATGTTGCTGTGATTCGTTTGGAGCAATTGTACCCGTTCCCATACACAGACCTTGAGTCTGAGTTAGAGCAGTATAAAAATGTTGAGAGTTTGGTTTGGTGTCAAGAAGAGCCGAAAAACCAAGGTGCTTGGCATGCCAATCGTCACCGCATGAATCGAGTATTGGAAAAACTGTATCCAGAATTGAAAATCCGCTTTGCAGGTCGAATTTCGTCTGCTGCTCCAGCGGCTGGTTACATGTCTATCCATGTTGAAGAACAAGAAGCACTGGTCAACGACGCACTAGTTGGTTAG
- a CDS encoding succinate dehydrogenase iron-sulfur subunit: MLVSIYRYNPEKDDAPYMQDYNIELPEGKDLMVLDVLNLLKAQDPSISYRRSCREGVCGSDGMNMSGKNGLACITPVSEALKKGKLILRPLPGLPVVRDLVVDMGQFYKQYEKIRPFLINDAPAPAIERLQSPEEREKLDGLYECILCACCSTACPSFWWNPDKFVGPSGLLQAYRFLADSRDTATQERLSDLDDPFSVFRCHGIMNCVNVCPKGLNPTKAIGNIRTMLLQRAT, from the coding sequence ATGTTAGTTAGTATTTATCGCTACAACCCTGAAAAGGACGACGCTCCTTACATGCAGGATTATAATATTGAGTTGCCAGAAGGTAAGGATTTGATGGTGCTTGATGTCTTGAACTTGCTGAAAGCTCAAGATCCTAGTATTTCGTATCGCCGCTCATGCCGTGAAGGTGTGTGTGGTTCTGATGGTATGAATATGTCAGGTAAGAATGGCCTAGCGTGTATTACGCCAGTGTCTGAAGCGCTCAAGAAAGGTAAATTGATACTGCGTCCGCTCCCTGGTTTGCCAGTGGTTCGTGATCTTGTGGTTGATATGGGGCAGTTTTATAAGCAATATGAAAAAATTCGCCCATTCTTGATCAATGATGCACCAGCACCAGCAATTGAGCGCTTGCAAAGCCCTGAAGAGCGTGAAAAGCTTGATGGACTTTATGAATGTATTTTATGCGCTTGTTGTTCAACGGCGTGTCCGTCTTTCTGGTGGAATCCTGATAAGTTTGTTGGCCCGTCTGGCTTGTTACAGGCATACCGCTTCTTAGCGGATAGTCGTGATACGGCAACGCAAGAACGTCTTAGCGATTTAGACGATCCATTTAGTGTCTTTCGTTGTCACGGTATCATGAACTGTGTAAACGTTTGTCCTAAAGGGCTAAACCCAACTAAGGCAATTGGTAATATACGTACTATGCTTTTGCAGAGAGCGACTTAA
- the sdhC gene encoding succinate dehydrogenase, cytochrome b556 subunit — MNKKRPVNLDITTISMPITGIVSILHRITGIILFVGLAFLFYAFDLSLESQEGFDQVVNALQTSFLAKFIIWGVVSALMYHFVAGVKHLFMDLGHFEELESGRSAAVANLVIAAVLIVLAGVWIW; from the coding sequence GTGAACAAAAAAAGACCAGTCAACCTTGATATTACAACGATATCGATGCCCATCACAGGAATCGTGTCTATTCTTCATCGTATAACAGGAATCATCCTCTTTGTGGGATTGGCTTTCTTGTTTTATGCATTCGATCTTTCTTTGGAGTCTCAAGAGGGGTTTGATCAGGTAGTTAATGCGCTACAGACTAGCTTCCTCGCGAAGTTTATTATCTGGGGTGTCGTTTCTGCGCTGATGTACCATTTTGTGGCAGGTGTGAAACACTTGTTTATGGATTTGGGACACTTTGAAGAGCTGGAAAGTGGGCGTAGTGCTGCTGTCGCAAATCTTGTGATTGCTGCGGTTCTAATCGTGTTAGCAGGAGTGTGGATATGGTAA
- the sdhA gene encoding succinate dehydrogenase flavoprotein subunit: MANIRTISFDAIVIGGGGAGMRAALQLTESGLNTACVTKVFPTRSHTVSAQGGITCAIASDDPNDDWRWHMYDSVKGSDYIGDQDAIEYMCSVGPQAVFELEHMGLPFSRTEQGRIYQRPFGGQSKDFGKGGQAARTCAAADRTGHALLHTLYQGNLKGGTTFLNEWYATDLVKNNEDDVVGVIAICIETGETVYLKAKATVIATGGAGRIFQSTTNAHINTGDGVGMALRAGYPMQDMEMWQFHPTGIYGAGTLVTEGCRGEGGYLINKDGERFMERYAPNAKDLAGRDVVARSMVLEILEGRGCGPKGDHVLLKLDHLGEETLNQRLPGILELSRTFAHVDPVKEPIPVIPTCHYMMGGIPTNIGGQALKQNEAGEDMIIGGLYACGEAACVSVHGANRLGGNSLLDLVVFGRAVGLQVKKSLDEGFELLDADSANVEKAMVRLNRLNNTTSGESVAEVRTDLQSVMQLYFGVFRDGEAMQKGLAQLQEIRKRVENLHLEDKSQAFNTARIEALELENLLEVAEATAVPAEFRKESRGAHARNDFTERDDENWLKHSLFHPADKSVTKRDVNFKPKTMEAFPPMIRSY; encoded by the coding sequence ATGGCAAATATTCGTACTATATCTTTTGATGCCATTGTTATCGGTGGTGGTGGTGCAGGTATGCGCGCCGCACTACAGTTAACAGAGTCAGGTTTGAATACCGCATGTGTTACTAAGGTGTTCCCGACTCGTTCGCACACTGTATCTGCTCAAGGTGGCATTACTTGTGCGATCGCAAGTGATGATCCAAATGATGATTGGCGTTGGCATATGTATGACTCTGTGAAGGGGTCGGATTATATTGGTGATCAAGACGCTATTGAATATATGTGTTCTGTAGGGCCTCAAGCGGTTTTTGAGCTAGAGCATATGGGGTTGCCATTTTCGCGTACAGAGCAAGGACGTATTTATCAGCGTCCATTCGGTGGCCAGTCTAAAGATTTTGGTAAAGGTGGTCAGGCTGCTCGTACTTGTGCTGCAGCAGACAGAACAGGTCATGCGCTTTTACATACACTTTATCAAGGTAACCTTAAAGGTGGCACAACATTCCTTAATGAGTGGTATGCGACGGATTTAGTAAAAAATAACGAAGACGATGTTGTTGGTGTTATTGCGATTTGTATCGAAACTGGCGAAACGGTTTACCTTAAGGCGAAAGCAACGGTTATCGCAACGGGTGGCGCAGGTCGTATTTTCCAATCGACAACCAATGCTCATATCAATACCGGTGACGGTGTCGGCATGGCGTTACGTGCTGGCTACCCAATGCAGGATATGGAAATGTGGCAGTTCCACCCAACTGGTATATACGGTGCGGGTACGCTTGTTACAGAAGGTTGTCGTGGTGAAGGTGGTTACCTGATCAATAAAGACGGCGAACGTTTCATGGAGCGCTATGCGCCAAACGCAAAAGATCTTGCTGGGCGTGATGTTGTTGCTCGTTCTATGGTTCTTGAAATTCTAGAAGGTCGTGGTTGTGGTCCTAAAGGCGATCACGTATTGCTTAAACTAGATCACTTGGGTGAAGAAACGTTGAATCAACGTCTTCCAGGTATCCTTGAGTTGTCTCGTACTTTTGCTCACGTTGATCCTGTGAAAGAGCCAATTCCTGTTATTCCTACTTGTCATTATATGATGGGTGGCATTCCAACGAATATTGGTGGGCAGGCACTTAAGCAAAACGAAGCCGGTGAAGATATGATTATCGGTGGTCTTTATGCTTGTGGTGAAGCCGCTTGTGTATCCGTTCATGGTGCCAATCGCCTAGGCGGTAATTCATTGCTTGATTTGGTTGTATTCGGTCGAGCTGTTGGTCTTCAAGTTAAAAAATCTTTAGATGAAGGTTTTGAATTGCTAGATGCTGACAGTGCAAATGTTGAAAAGGCGATGGTGCGTTTGAATCGTCTAAACAATACGACTAGTGGTGAAAGTGTTGCTGAAGTACGTACTGATCTACAAAGTGTTATGCAGCTTTATTTTGGTGTATTTCGCGACGGTGAGGCTATGCAGAAAGGTTTGGCTCAACTGCAGGAGATTCGTAAGCGTGTTGAAAATTTGCATCTTGAAGATAAGAGTCAAGCTTTCAATACAGCACGTATTGAAGCACTTGAGCTTGAAAACTTATTAGAAGTTGCCGAAGCGACAGCGGTTCCCGCTGAATTCCGTAAAGAAAGTCGCGGTGCTCATGCGCGCAATGACTTTACTGAGCGTGATGACGAAAACTGGTTGAAACATTCCCTGTTCCATCCTGCGGACAAGTCGGTCACTAAGCGTGATGTGAACTTTAAGCCGAAGACAATGGAAGCTTTTCCACCTATGATTCGTTCATACTAA
- the sdhD gene encoding succinate dehydrogenase, hydrophobic membrane anchor protein produces MVTQVTSFGRSGLYDWMMQRVSAVVLSLYTVFLIGYLLLNPDLTYDQWSGLFEATWMRIFSLMVLLSIGMHSWIGLWCVSTDYIKATGLRFFFQSLCGLTMFVYVVWGVQVLWGL; encoded by the coding sequence ATGGTAACTCAAGTTACAAGCTTTGGTCGTTCGGGCCTTTACGACTGGATGATGCAGCGAGTTTCTGCTGTTGTATTATCTTTGTACACAGTCTTTCTTATTGGTTACTTGTTGCTTAATCCTGATCTTACATACGATCAGTGGAGTGGGTTATTTGAAGCAACATGGATGCGCATCTTTAGTTTGATGGTGCTTTTGTCTATTGGTATGCACTCTTGGATTGGCTTGTGGTGTGTCTCTACAGACTATATAAAAGCTACTGGTCTTCGTTTCTTCTTTCAATCTCTATGCGGGCTAACAATGTTTGTTTACGTCGTATGGGGTGTTCAGGTTCTTTGGGGGCTATAA